CTCCTACACCAAATAATAGAGCTGACTCTCCGAGAATCTTAGAGAAAGAATTCTATATCCATGAATCCGTGTTCTTATTTGCCAGAGAGGAACTTCAGAGAATTGAGCTTCCTATGCAACAAATTAGAAATGAGGACCTGGTAGAGGTGAAAATGAGCAGAGCAAGCCTTGCttttattaacaataataaacaagCTCCTCCAAGTATTACAATACCTCAAGCTCCTAGTTTTCCAGATATTAGACCCAATATCTCTCCAATCTCCCAAGCTCCTTCCTCTATTGGAGGgtttaatgataatgaaatcTCTCATTTAGTCTCGAATATTGAGAAAAAACCTGGTAAATACAAAGAGTCTATAGAAAATACTCAGAGAAGCTCAGAACTAAGTAATTCTCTTGAGAAAAAGTCCGATATTAGTTTATCAAGTGGAAGTTTAGGTCAAGGAAGTGAGTCTTCTCAAAGAGAAATGAGTTCTGAGTCAGTTATAAAGGAGAATTCGGAAGAAAATGTCTCTGAATCTCAGAGATCAATATCACCAAAGTCAAATTTAGAGTCAGAAAATATTCAGGGATTATCAAATGGACACGAATATGGGTATAGCACAGATTCAAGTATTACAAAAGGcgaaaaaaataattctaacTCTTTAGCACAAGAAAATAGTCCGAATTCAGACTCCAATTCTCACAATTCTCAACCAGAAATGTCTAGCCTCAAGTCTGAATCATCTTTGGATTTTGGATCCAACACTGACTTATCGAGTTCAGACTCAAAATCAGTCTCAGGGTCTAACTCTGGagaataaatttgaaaagaaaaagagagggaataaaagaaagaagGGAATAGAAGAAAGGGGAAAAAAGTATAATCTTAAATTaacaatataaattataaacATAAAGTATATCGGGATTAGTAGTGAAAATTAACTCAAAAACTTAGCCATAGAAAGAATATAGTAGTCTtagaaatatcaatttaactttaattataatataatcacttaattaaagaagtCTTTTTGTTAATAGAGAAGAAGTAGGTAGAGTTGTGGGAGTTCCAACGTTTTGTGTATAATAGTATAAATATAGAGAGAATTAAGATGaaggaattaataataattgcaATAATAGTTGGAAAGAAGAAGTTATCTTTATAGTTTCTATGAATAAAAGAGTCCCAAAGATTGTATACTAAGGTAAAGAATCCTGCAATTGTGGAAGAAATACCTTGAATTGAATTTAAGTGAGTATAACCAAATGCGGAAGTAAAGAGACTGAAGGAACATCCAATAAAGTAGGAATAGCAGAATACACAAATGAcaattccaaataaatgTGATAAGAAGCAATACGGAATAAAGTTGGCAAAAAGGAccaaaattaatagagAAGATGCAACAAACAAAACCAAAAATAAGTAGATACCCATTAGATCTACAAAGATACCCACTAAAATAGCTGCAATAAATGTAGTTCCAAGCAAAAGaccaaatatatttataatagaTTCAGAGTATTGTAAGTCTCCAGAAGTCTGATCAAGTAGAATTGATTTCATATTGACAGTAAAGTAAAGCCTTACAAACCACATTAAAGAGTATATAATAGTAAAAAGAATGGTTGGAATAGAAATAAGCTGCTCTTTGAATGTTAAAGTCCACTGATAAGGAATATCTTCTTTACATCTATTAACTTCAACAACCATTTGactattaattaatgaaagaCGCTCCTCATGATCAAATTCAGTAAGAGAGTTCATAATTTGAGATCTGGAAATAGAAACTCTTGTACAATAATCAACAGTTGGAGTGACAAAAGGATGTTTAGGAATAATAAAGTAGAATCCAATCATCCAGagaattgaaaagaaacaattgataattataataaattgtgTAGGATTAATTCCtaaataatggaaatcAATACctttagaagaaatataACGAACTAAATTAACCATAATTTGCATATAAGCGAAACTCATTCCAACAGAACCTCCCACCATTGCTACAACAAGATGTTTCTTTGAATCATAAAACACAGAAATAGAAGTCTTTGTTAAAGTTAGAAGTTGTGTAGAAATTCCCCACAAACATATTCCAATATATGGAAAGTAGAACCAAGTTTTATCCAAAAAAAAGCAGAAAATCCATCCCATAATGTGAAATGCTGCTGATAGAATAGCTGTATtcctattattaaataaatccaCAAAATAAGCACCCAAAACTCCTGATAATAGAAGTGAAGATGTACCAAGAGAACATAGACTATTCATTGTAGTTAGCTTGAAGTCAGGATCTAACCAGTAATAGGCATCgttattcattaataattcctTTACAGCAGATGGCAATAAATATGGTGCTCCCACCATTGGTGCAGAAACCacataaaataataataatgtgGTACTGGAAAATCCCGATTTGGTTTGATTCTCACAAGTAAATGGTTTTTCCATCATATTTGTGTGTCTAGCTTAAGTTCCTTTTTATGAATCCTTTTGacaaaaattttttatttcgtTTTTTCTTATATAGTGGATACCGTGGCGCCTAAACGATAACGCAGGAATGCTTGCATTAATAGATTTAGATCCAAATTAGATGatttttgttaaatttGTTAGAAGaaaacttaaaaaaaaatatagaaTTCATGTTTAGCCACAGGCTTTCTTTTCATTGAAATTGTTTCCATCATTTCCCTTAGATAAGCACTTTCTTTAGTTAAAACAGTTTTTTTCCttcattttaatatttcataaATAAAATACGCACGCGGCGCCACATTCTTGGCGCCAAATCCAAAGGTACCATTGTATTGAGACGGTGggaaatgaagaaaaaaggaggcaaaaaaaaataacgAAAATATcacaaaatgaaaaaatagAGAAATCTGACATTGCAATAAGaaattagaattttttttaataaataattttttcaagatATTCTTTTATAAAGAGTTATAATGGCTGGCTCAGAAACGGATAAGCGTAGAGCCTCAGGACGAAGAGGAAGCCTTGAAAGTGGCAGAGGAGATTCTCTTGGgaaaaattcaaatgagTCAAATCCAGGAGTTTTCAGAGAGATGTTCGGAACAAAGGAAAATCCTACAGTTATTCCATTTAAATCCATAATTAAGAATCcaaagatttattttccAATTATTGCACTTACAGCAACTCTTACAGCAGGTCATATTCAAAATCCAGATGCAACCAGAGAACTATTCTTTAAAAGTGGTGCATTTTCTTTTGCTCCTGAAATGCTTGAGTCAGGAGAAGCTTTCTTTACCATCAACAATGTTATGTCCGTTGCTAATGGAGCAGTTTTCATTGGTCATATGATTGCAGGTTCtataattgataaatttggTTTACTCCCATGTGCATTGGTAGGCCATATTTTGTCTATTTTTGGATATACCTTAATGTTTTTATTACATTTCTCTTCCTATGCATATTATTTTGCTGGTATATGTTTTGGTATTTCTCTATCATGTACTTTTGCATCCAGATCCAGATTTATGCAGATGTTCCCAAAGGTCAAGAACACTGTTGGAATGCTTCTCACAATTGGTATGGATTTTTCTCTATTATTCCCCTTACTTCAAGATAAGCTTTCAGAACTCTTTGGTGGTACCAAGATTGTAATGACTAGTATGGTAATTATCCAAGCAATAATACTCATTCACCATGCATTTATATTCCCATATGGTAAGCTACCTGATAGAATGGAGTATAAAAACTCTAATAATTCACGTAATCTTGAAGATGAAACCACTGATCTTATTCAAAAGGATGAaactgaagaaattgaacaAGATGGAATTCAAGGTTACAGAGAACTTTCTTGCATTAGGAAGATTTTCTCGCTACCTTTCATTGccttctttatttatatgTTATTCTTTGCCTTATCTAGAATTCATTACCAACTCTTCTTCAGAAGTACTTGCTTGATGAACATTAGCGACCAAGTAAGCGCTAAAAAAGCTGCAGATTATGGAAATATTGTATATTCATTAGCATCTTACTTATCTCTTGCTTGGGGTTACATTGTAGATTACAATGGACTTATTATTACAATGCAGTACCAAATCGCATTACTTATTGGAGCTTACTTCTGCGCAGGATTCAAGTCTGTGAGCAACATTATCCCTCAAATCTTATCCAATGTATTTGCTGGTCTTTATACATGTTTTGCTAATTCTTTAACTTATAGTTTCGTAGCTGGTGTGTTTGGCTACGAAAGCTTTGGTGTTGTACAAGGTTTAGCTTCTCTTTCAGCATTTGCTTCACTTATGTCAATCAATTACTGGCAGAACTTCTTGGAGAACGTTTTACAAAGAGATTACAATCTTGCGAATAAACTTATCATGTATGCCGCCATTGTAATCCTTGTaattttattcatattaaGAATGATTTACGTTAGAAAAAGCAAGTAAATCTTAGATACAAGCCTTGGAATTGATCTTCGAAGCTTAATATTTCCAGTTAATTTAGTGTGAAAATTATCGGTGTAATAGCTTTTTGCTTGTATATATAAgacaatattttcaaagttGTACTATTCGAGAAATGTCGATTggttaattaaaatttgcCAATTGCTTCTTAAGATCAATAGAGGTTTTCCGCATAATAGTCGTATCAACTCattattaagaattttGTAATATACTGCAAGGTATCTATACTTATATTTATACTATatgtaatttatttatacttTATGTAGAACCGATTTTTGTTCCTACTAACACGTATataatgcatgcatgcattttagattaataatatattaaaaaaaaaagactACTAGTTTCTAAGAATAACCCTAATTATTGAAACTTTTGTGATTCTTACTTTCTTCTTGAGCTAAAATTACACGATGGAACCCCCATGAACTGCTCAGCTGTATAACGTTTAAGTATCTTGCATGCTTCTAACAAAGCTTGCTTTTGGTCGATAAATCTACAGGGATATTTGTCGATTTCCTGATGTAATCTTCTAGTTTTTTTGTTAACTCTTTTAACTCTACATGATTCCCACTGATGGACGCTTCTAATAGCTGCCTTTAGTTTGCTAAGCTTCATGTTATAATACTTAATGAGCGAccttatattatttatatcatCAGGCTTAACATCTTCACTAAaaatcttttcttcttccGGTAGAAATGATGGTGGCTTAGCAGGAGCAGTAAGTGGGTCTAAAATTCTAAAATCTAATAGGCCTATATCTTCATATGGTCTTCTCTCATACTTTCTACATGgatcattttcatattgGATTTCATGGCTGTTCATAGAAATTGTATTCCCgatatcaataattttcataGAAGTTGGAGTAACTGCAGCTAATTCAAACATTGTATTAATAGTCTTCCATTTATCAGAACCAAAGTTTGGATCAATGGAAATCATAATATTTCTAGTATGCAAATCACAATGGACTTTATTACCATTTTGTAACATGAACATAGCGGCAGTATAAAAAGGAAGCCATATTCCTCTAAGCATCCTTCTATACCATCTACCTACCTGTACCTTTTGCTCTTGGAATTCCTTcccaattaataaatcataTAATAAGTTTTCATCCTTTAAAACAAcaataactttaatataaGGAATGGCATccaatttttcaataaaaagcatttcattaaatactTCGTTCccatttttatcattaatgACATAATACTTGGGATGGAGACTCACTCTGACTTCGGGAGTTTTAGAATTTGCTTTATAAGAATAACTTAATTGAGAAATTCTCATAGCTCTCTCCAGTTCATTGTAAAGTCTTGCAGGACGAAGGTTAAAGTAGGTATCAATTTTTGCCAAGATATGAAAGGATGTGATTGGTTGTACTTTGCTTCCCACAGAACAGtcatataatttttgagCTAAATCAGGGTTTTTTGGATCCCCCTTTAAAACTTGATTACGTGGGAGTACTAAGCAATTCTCCATAACAGTATATTGTAATGTTGAAGTAACAAAGAGTATTGCATATACAAGAGCTGAATTTGCTCCTTCCAAGTTCAACTTCCAATTCACCAAAACAGTTTTCTCAGAACTACCTTCTACAGCTTTTTTGgtaatttgattaatttgtGGAACAGATACAACCTTCTGATTCTTATCACTTTCACATttcaagaagaagaatttctttttgcCTTCTCCTTTAAGAACATTTTGTCCATTACAAATCTCCACAACTCTACCTATACTATGTGCTTTCATCGGATTGATACCTCTCAACTCCTCAACCGAGTTTATGCCTTCTTCTCCAGCAGAGTTGGACTCCTTCTTCGAGGAGTCTGAAGAGACCTTTGAAGTACCTTGAGGAGTTAATCCAGATCTTTTTCTTAGACCACTTTTGTTTCCAGATCTAGAATCGGCAGCTTTGACTATTGATAATTCCTGAATTAAAGTAATCCATAGTATCAGTTGTAGTAATAGCAGAACCAAACTGGATTCCTTCacaaaattcattttaagCCTAACTAATAGACATaaatttactattattaagCTTCCATATAAAATTCAActatatattgattttgaaaaataatattatgtGCCATTCACTCTAAGATAACAATCTTGTGAACCTGTTTCTGGTTAAActactaaaaaaaaattcttttaacaatttattatcttAGTTTTGTGTATAATTTCGCTAATTAAtctttgtttttaatattttcatttacCTTTGATTTCCCTTTTAAACATGCGTGCATAAAAGTGTTTATTTGTATGTGTGACACACACCAATCTTCTCAACAACGGCAAAAATAACAACCTTATTTGTCAGTATTCCTTTTTATTCATTCATTCctaacttttttttcttatattttaaGTCTTATTTATAATccttttcaaaatattaatctaACATTTATTCTATTAATCATGAGATCTCAATTTACGCGCCTAAATTACTAGatcataataaaataattaatatacaagttgaaagaaaaaaaaaggagcTATCGTTATTCAAACTCCTAGTTTattctcttttttcttctaagtttgtttttaattctCTCAAATTTAACAATAGTTGTCTATTCTAATATGGTCGCATATAATCTTTTTCGTATTTCTTCTTATCCCACgttaattgattatttctattttgtC
This is a stretch of genomic DNA from Cryptosporidium parvum Iowa II chromosome 3, whole genome shotgun sequence. It encodes these proteins:
- a CDS encoding protein with 12 transmembrane domains (transcripts identified by EST); translated protein: MMEKPFTCENQTKSGFSSTTLLLFYVVSAPMVGAPYLLPSAVKELLMNNDAYYWLDPDFKLTTMNSLCSLGTSSLLLSGVLGAYFVDLFNNRNTAILSAAFHIMGWIFCFFLDKTWFYFPYIGICLWGISTQLLTLTKTSISVFYDSKKHLVVAMVGGSVGMSFAYMQIMVNLVRYISSKGIDFHYLGINPTQFIIIINCFFSILWMIGFYFIIPKHPFVTPTVDYCTRVSISRSQIMNSLTEFDHEERLSLINSQMVVEVNRCKEDIPYQWTLTFKEQLISIPTILFTIIYSLMWFVRLYFTVNMKSILLDQTSGDLQYSESIINIFGLLLGTTFIAAILVGIFVDLMGIYLFLVLFVASSLLILVLFANFIPYCFLSHLFGIVICVFCYSYFIGCSFSLFTSAFGYTHLNSIQGISSTIAGFFTLVYNLWDSFIHRNYKDNFFFPTIIAIIINSFILILSIFILLYTKRWNSHNSTYFFSINKKTSLIK
- a CDS encoding protein with 12 transmembrane domains, with translation MAGSETDKRRASGRRGSLESGRGDSLGKNSNESNPGVFREMFGTKENPTVIPFKSIIKNPKIYFPIIALTATLTAGHIQNPDATRELFFKSGAFSFAPEMLESGEAFFTINNVMSVANGAVFIGHMIAGSIIDKFGLLPCALVGHILSIFGYTLMFLLHFSSYAYYFAGICFGISLSCTFASRSRFMQMFPKVKNTVGMLLTIGMDFSLLFPLLQDKLSELFGGTKIVMTSMVIIQAIILIHHAFIFPYGKLPDRMEYKNSNNSRNLEDETTDLIQKDETEEIEQDGIQGYRELSCIRKIFSLPFIAFFIYMLFFALSRIHYQLFFRSTCLMNISDQVSAKKAADYGNIVYSLASYLSLAWGYIVDYNGLIITMQYQIALLIGAYFCAGFKSVSNIIPQILSNVFAGLYTCFANSLTYSFVAGVFGYESFGVVQGLASLSAFASLMSINYWQNFLENVLQRDYNLANKLIMYAAIVILVILFILRMIYVRKSK